The following are encoded together in the Equus quagga isolate Etosha38 chromosome 1, UCLA_HA_Equagga_1.0, whole genome shotgun sequence genome:
- the RABL2A gene encoding rab-like protein 2A isoform X1, with protein sequence MAGDRAKPCELDQEKYDAEDNVKIICLGDSAVGKSKLMERFLMDGFQPQQLSTYALTLYKHTATVDGKTVLVDFWDTAGQERFQSMHASYYHKAHACIMVFDVQRKITYKNLSTWYAELREFRPEVPCIVVANKIDADIKMTQKSFNFARKFSLPLYFVSAADGTNVVKLFNDAIRLAVSYKQNSRDFMDEVLQELENFDLEQKEENVSEQEQRGSVESPSAS encoded by the exons ATGGCCGGGGACAGAGCCAAACCCTGTGAGCTGGACCAAGAGAAATACGATGCTGAGGACAACGTGAAGATCATCTGCCTGGGGGACAGCGCCGTGGGCAAGTCCAA ACTTATGGAGAGATTTCTCATGGATGGATT TCAGCCGCAGCAGCTGTCCACGTACGCCCTGACCCTGTACAAACACACGGCCACTGTGGACGGCAAGACTGTCCTTGTGG ACTTTTGGGACACAGCAGGCCAGGAGCGGTTCCAGAGCATGCACGCCTCCTACTACCACAAGGCCCACGCCTGCATCATG GTGTTTGATGTGCAAAGGAAAATCACCTATAAGAACCTAAGCACCTGGTATGCGGAGCTTCGAGAGTTCAGGCCAGAGGTCCCATGCATCGTGGTGGCCAATAAAATTGATG CAGACATAAAGATGACCCAAAAAAGCTTCAATTTTGCCAGGAAGTTCTCCCTGCCCCTGTATTTTGTCTCGGCTGCCGATGGTACCAACGTCGTGAAG CTCTTCAATGATGCAATTCGATTAGCTGTGTCTTACAAACAGAACTCCCGGGACTTCATGGACGAGGTTTTGCAGGAGCTTGAG AACTTTGACTTGGAGCAGAAGGAGGAGAATGTGTCGGAGCAAGAGCAGCGTGGCAGTGTCGAGAGCCCATCTGCTTCCTGA
- the RABL2A gene encoding rab-like protein 2A isoform X2: MAGDRAKPCELDQEKYDAEDNVKIICLGDSAVGKSKLMERFLMDGFQPQQLSTYALTLYKHTATVDGKTVLVDFWDTAGQERFQSMHASYYHKAHACIMVFDVQRKITYKNLSTWYAELREFRPEVPCIVVANKIDDIKMTQKSFNFARKFSLPLYFVSAADGTNVVKLFNDAIRLAVSYKQNSRDFMDEVLQELENFDLEQKEENVSEQEQRGSVESPSAS, encoded by the exons ATGGCCGGGGACAGAGCCAAACCCTGTGAGCTGGACCAAGAGAAATACGATGCTGAGGACAACGTGAAGATCATCTGCCTGGGGGACAGCGCCGTGGGCAAGTCCAA ACTTATGGAGAGATTTCTCATGGATGGATT TCAGCCGCAGCAGCTGTCCACGTACGCCCTGACCCTGTACAAACACACGGCCACTGTGGACGGCAAGACTGTCCTTGTGG ACTTTTGGGACACAGCAGGCCAGGAGCGGTTCCAGAGCATGCACGCCTCCTACTACCACAAGGCCCACGCCTGCATCATG GTGTTTGATGTGCAAAGGAAAATCACCTATAAGAACCTAAGCACCTGGTATGCGGAGCTTCGAGAGTTCAGGCCAGAGGTCCCATGCATCGTGGTGGCCAATAAAATTGATG ACATAAAGATGACCCAAAAAAGCTTCAATTTTGCCAGGAAGTTCTCCCTGCCCCTGTATTTTGTCTCGGCTGCCGATGGTACCAACGTCGTGAAG CTCTTCAATGATGCAATTCGATTAGCTGTGTCTTACAAACAGAACTCCCGGGACTTCATGGACGAGGTTTTGCAGGAGCTTGAG AACTTTGACTTGGAGCAGAAGGAGGAGAATGTGTCGGAGCAAGAGCAGCGTGGCAGTGTCGAGAGCCCATCTGCTTCCTGA